Proteins from a genomic interval of Kitasatospora herbaricolor:
- a CDS encoding lytic transglycosylase domain-containing protein, translated as MHTRSARRATVLLTAVALSGALLTACGHRTQGGGSTEAGAAPAAAASASASGTPAPAPAASDTPGASPSAPASPSAKAATATATPSRSAGPKPTAVPTSKAAAPQAAAAPAPAPLPVAKPGPAAPPPPAPATTHVPPLQSACKPSYPRPNEPKAAVGAALSTAAGQSRVLNLSNGGTDRMPPLPANLVKAIAWQESGWQSGILACDGGIGTMQVMPDTVTWMNGKFAAKSDPNTLEGNVQLGTQLIDWLVAYYGDSGFGGKYDLAPDPATGRTPLLDLVIAAYNAGAGNVHYNTVTDPVTNTTTGSLVIPNPGYVANVKALMASAPWNAAG; from the coding sequence ATGCACACGAGGTCCGCACGGCGGGCGACGGTTCTGCTCACGGCGGTGGCGCTGTCCGGCGCGCTGCTCACCGCCTGCGGCCACCGGACGCAGGGCGGCGGGAGCACCGAGGCCGGCGCCGCACCCGCGGCCGCCGCATCGGCGAGCGCGAGCGGCACACCCGCGCCGGCACCGGCGGCGAGCGACACGCCAGGCGCCTCACCCAGTGCCCCGGCCAGCCCGTCCGCCAAGGCCGCCACCGCCACCGCCACGCCGAGCCGGAGCGCCGGCCCCAAGCCCACGGCGGTCCCCACCAGCAAGGCCGCCGCACCGCAGGCCGCGGCCGCGCCGGCGCCCGCTCCCCTGCCGGTCGCCAAGCCCGGCCCGGCGGCACCGCCGCCGCCGGCCCCCGCCACCACCCACGTCCCGCCGCTGCAGAGCGCCTGCAAGCCCAGCTACCCGAGGCCGAACGAGCCCAAGGCGGCGGTCGGCGCCGCGCTGAGCACCGCCGCCGGCCAGTCCCGGGTGCTGAACCTCAGCAACGGCGGCACCGACAGGATGCCGCCGCTGCCCGCGAACCTGGTCAAGGCGATCGCCTGGCAGGAGAGCGGCTGGCAGTCCGGCATCCTCGCCTGCGACGGCGGCATCGGCACCATGCAGGTCATGCCCGACACCGTCACCTGGATGAACGGCAAGTTCGCCGCCAAGTCGGATCCGAACACGCTGGAGGGCAACGTCCAGCTCGGCACCCAGCTGATCGACTGGCTGGTCGCCTACTACGGCGACTCCGGCTTCGGCGGCAAGTACGACCTCGCCCCGGACCCGGCCACCGGCAGGACCCCGCTGCTCGACCTGGTGATCGCCGCCTACAACGCCGGCGCCGGGAACGTGCACTACAACACCGTCACCGACCCGGTCACCAACACCACCACCGGCAGCCTGGTCATCCCGAACCCCGGCTACGTCGCCAACGTCAAGGCCCTGATGGCGAGCGCCCCCTGGAACGCCGCCGGCTGA
- a CDS encoding helical backbone metal receptor produces the protein MRRVVSLVPSLTEAVAVTAPGLLVGATDWCTHPADLRVTRIGGTKNPDVPAIVALAPDLVLANEEENRLPDLDALRAAGLPVWVTGIRTLDQALASLDRMLGLACGLARPAWLDEAEAAWAGVRPPGPPLRAVVPVWRRPWMVLGRDTFAGDLLRRLGAPPLHADHAERYPAVPVSELNAAHPDLVVLPDEPYRFSAEDGPEAFPGVPAALVDGRHLTWYGPSLAEAPALLAAQLAARLPAAGAGDRNPIGDGSESGEGTPA, from the coding sequence GTGCGGCGGGTGGTGTCGCTGGTGCCCTCGCTGACCGAGGCGGTGGCCGTCACCGCGCCCGGCCTGCTGGTCGGGGCCACCGACTGGTGCACCCACCCGGCGGACCTCCGGGTCACCCGGATCGGCGGCACCAAGAACCCGGACGTACCGGCGATCGTCGCGCTGGCCCCCGACCTGGTGCTCGCCAACGAGGAGGAGAACCGGCTCCCCGACCTGGACGCCCTGCGCGCCGCCGGCCTGCCCGTCTGGGTCACCGGGATCCGCACCCTGGACCAGGCCCTGGCCTCCCTGGACCGGATGCTCGGCCTCGCCTGCGGGCTGGCCCGGCCGGCCTGGCTGGACGAGGCGGAGGCCGCCTGGGCGGGCGTCCGGCCGCCCGGCCCGCCGCTGCGCGCGGTGGTGCCGGTCTGGCGCCGGCCCTGGATGGTGCTCGGCCGGGACACCTTCGCGGGGGACCTGCTGCGCCGGCTCGGCGCCCCGCCCCTGCACGCCGACCACGCCGAGCGCTACCCCGCCGTCCCGGTCTCCGAACTCAACGCCGCGCACCCGGACCTGGTCGTCCTGCCGGACGAGCCGTACCGCTTCAGCGCCGAGGACGGCCCGGAGGCCTTTCCCGGGGTGCCCGCCGCCCTGGTCGACGGTCGGCACCTGACCTGGTACGGCCCGTCGCTGGCCGAGGCGCCGGCCCTGCTCGCCGCCCAGCTGGCCGCCCGGCTGCCCGCGGCCGGGGCCGGGGACCGAAATCCGATCGGGGACGGGAGCGAGAGCGGGGAGGGCACACCGGCCTGA
- a CDS encoding glycosyltransferase: MRILFTGPAAAGHLFPMVPTAQALRAAGHEVLFAGSQPLEQLRNAGFPIVEIGDGTSIQEAFERAAERGSTYVNHDKTQEEIFDLAAVGFAELSRPTVDGLLTAAERWAPDVLVYDSFQAAAPLVAAKLGIPSVLHNFGVVSGHEMVARLAGHFEDVYKEHEVAGPARPVALDVLPASLGGDGDGWRTRYVPYNGGGILPADLLRRAGRPRVVVTLGTVLTQMDGVRSITGLAEAAGTVDAEFLFALGGADLALLGDLPANVRTLPWAPLAQLLGTADAVVHHGGSGTMLTGVAVGIPQLILPQGADHFANADALVATGAGLRAKSEEVDGDLLGRLLTDPALRAGAEALLAENAALPAPAALLPRFEELAARPR; the protein is encoded by the coding sequence GTGCGCATACTTTTCACCGGACCGGCCGCGGCCGGCCACCTGTTCCCGATGGTGCCCACCGCCCAGGCGCTGCGAGCCGCCGGGCACGAGGTGCTGTTCGCCGGGTCCCAGCCGCTGGAGCAGTTGCGCAACGCCGGCTTCCCGATCGTCGAGATCGGCGACGGCACCAGCATCCAGGAGGCCTTCGAGCGGGCCGCCGAACGCGGCTCCACCTACGTCAACCACGACAAGACGCAGGAGGAGATCTTCGACCTCGCGGCCGTCGGCTTCGCCGAACTCTCCCGGCCCACCGTGGACGGCCTGCTCACCGCCGCCGAGCGGTGGGCCCCGGACGTCCTGGTCTACGACTCCTTCCAGGCCGCCGCGCCGCTGGTCGCGGCGAAGCTCGGGATCCCCTCGGTGCTGCACAACTTCGGGGTGGTCTCCGGCCACGAGATGGTCGCCCGGCTGGCCGGCCACTTCGAGGACGTCTACAAGGAGCACGAGGTCGCCGGCCCGGCCCGGCCGGTCGCGCTGGACGTGCTGCCCGCCTCGCTCGGCGGCGACGGCGACGGCTGGCGCACGCGCTACGTCCCGTACAACGGCGGCGGGATCCTGCCGGCCGACCTGCTGCGCCGGGCCGGCCGGCCGCGGGTGGTGGTCACCCTCGGCACCGTGCTGACGCAGATGGACGGGGTCCGGTCGATCACCGGGCTGGCCGAGGCGGCCGGCACCGTGGACGCGGAGTTCCTGTTCGCGCTCGGTGGCGCGGACCTCGCGCTGCTCGGCGACCTCCCCGCCAACGTCCGGACGCTGCCCTGGGCGCCGCTGGCCCAACTGCTCGGTACCGCCGACGCGGTGGTGCACCACGGCGGCTCCGGCACCATGCTGACCGGTGTGGCCGTGGGCATCCCGCAGCTGATCCTCCCCCAGGGGGCCGACCACTTCGCCAACGCCGACGCCCTGGTGGCGACCGGCGCCGGACTCCGCGCCAAGTCCGAGGAGGTCGACGGCGACCTGCTCGGCCGGCTGCTCACCGACCCCGCGCTGCGAGCGGGTGCGGAGGCCCTGCTGGCCGAGAACGCCGCACTGCCCGCGCCCGCCGCACTGCTGCCCCGGTTCGAGGAACTGGCGGCCCGGCCGCGCTGA